The Naumovozyma dairenensis CBS 421 chromosome 1, complete genome genome includes a region encoding these proteins:
- the NRG1 gene encoding transcriptional regulator NRG1 (similar to Saccharomyces cerevisiae NRG2 (YBR066C) and NRG1 (YDR043C); ancestral locus Anc_3.281), whose amino-acid sequence MTNAISHLSIIYPREMSLTEVTTTKHHYENPIRKLNTLLPRLMNIKMVEDDLKTKLDRCSLNSPVLTCAEKPRSYFNFPEGCSSSQLELPSLSVVSQSTSMVSNSIKIQSPSFMNNASNIQEIYQFSPAILPAQNGQPTQVHGQNKYINVNNIIHEGFNDAIYRGTSVNKVYPENSSDPIISGIDVSIGRPTFSPSSNDNTLSGSNSDNNSMNGNHINLPAADKGDTIIPVTKKVTKKKTKRLTKRERALLQKEVEKRRIEEDLEHRRKYLCKVCSKGFTTSGHLARHNRIHTGEKSHACHFAGCTQKFSRHDNCLQHYRTHFKVRKTFY is encoded by the coding sequence ATGACGAATGCTATCAGTCATCTATCTATTATTTATCCCAGAGAAATGTCTTTAACTGAAGTAACAACTACTAAGCACCATTATGAAAATCCAATAAGGAAATTAAATACTTTACTTCCAAGGTTAATGAACATTAAAATGGTGGAAGATGATTTAAAGACGAAGCTAGATCGTTGTTCTTTGAACTCCCCAGTGTTGACATGCGCCGAAAAGCCACGTTCCTACTTCAATTTCCCTGAGGGATGTTCGTCATCTCAATTAGAATTACCTTCGCTCTCTGTCGTTTCTCAGTCAACATCTATGGTTTCGAACAGCATCAAGATACAGTCACCATCTTTCATGAATAATGCGTCcaatattcaagaaatatacCAATTCTCTCCTGCTATACTTCCTGCTCAAAATGGGCAACCAACCCAAGTGCATGGCCAAAACAAATACATAAAcgttaataatatcatccATGAAGGTTTCAACGACGCAATATATAGAGGTACATCTGTAAATAAGGTGTACCCAGAGAACTCTTCCGACCCAATAATAAGCGGGATCGATGTCTCCATTGGGCGTCCTACATTCTCCCCATCAAGCAATGACAATACTCTTTCGGGCTCTAATTCTGAcaataattcaatgaatGGCAATCATATCAACTTACCTGCAGCAGATAAAGGCGACACAATAATTCCTGTTACCAAGAAAgttacaaagaaaaaaacgAAAAGACTGACAAAAAGGGAAAGAGCCTTGTTACAAAAGGAAGTCGAGAAAAGACGCATCGAAGAAGATCTAGAACACAGGAGAAAATATCTCTGTAAGGTGTGTTCGAAGGGCTTTACAACATCAGGCCATCTTGCCCGTCATAACAGAATTCATACCGGGGAGAAAAGTCATGCTTGCCATTTTGCTGGTTGTACTCAAAAGTTCAGTCGGCATGATAATTGCTTACAACATTATAGAACACATTTCAAAGTCAGGAAGACCTTTTACTAA
- the ENA5 gene encoding putative Na(+)-exporting P-type ATPase ENA5 (similar to Saccharomyces cerevisiae ENA1 (YDR040C); ancestral locus Anc_3.276) — MTSIDYEYNDYFTLQPKEVVERLQTDSEKGLTDEAAQQRLLTVGENSLGNDMKMDYKGMLIHQICNAMILVLFISMVISFAIRDWITGGVICFVVVVNVVIGVYQEFKASKTMNSLKALSSPNALVIRDGVAEHIPSKDVVPGDLCSVKVGDTIPADLRLISNHNFETDESLLTGESLPVSKDFEAIYTKEEDTSVGDRLNIAYSSSTVVKGRAKGIVIKTGLNTEIGKIAESLRGEGSLISRDPSLSKLQNIRKSIKQTAGAFLGVTTGTPLHRKLSKLAILLFFIAVIFAIVVMASQKFIVDRGVAIYAICVALSMIPSSLVVVLTITMSVGAAVMATRNVIIRQLDSLEALGAVNDICSDKTGTLTQGKMITKQVWIPKFGTIVISDSNAPTNPNIGKVNLIPFVSPYEYHHNEDEDVGILQNFKQRYQNNDLPTNGRNHLYEDFLKAATLANIATVFKDNEGQWKAHGDPTEIAIQVFTTRMDLPRQILTGERVNTNELETEDSPSFINESESEEEIKFKHLVEYPFDSTIKRMTAIFEDNEQKSFNIYTKGAFESVLACCTHWFGGIDGKKVEMTEEDKRFIQKNVDTLSAEGLRVLGFATQKFDLQSLNETERKELLTKRTSAEADLAFQGLVGIYDPPRPETASAVKKFHQAGINVRMLTGDFPGTAKAIAQEVGILPVNLYYYSKEVVDIMVMTGSQFDHLSDEEIDKLPVLPLVIARCSPQTKVRMIEALHRRNKFCAMTGDGVNDSPSLKLANVGIAMGINGSDVAKDASDIVLSDDNFASILNAIEEGRRMTDNIQKFVLQLLAENVAQALYLIVGLVFQDENNKSVFPLSPVEVLWVIVVTSCFPAMGLGVEKAAPDLMERPPNDSKAGIFTWEVIIDMFSYGILMAACCMGAFTSIIYGKDAGNLGINCNKGYNETCHDVFRARSAAFATMTWCALILAWEVVDLRRSFFRRQPETDVPVRQFFKDVWGNQFLFWSIILGFVGTFPVVYIPVINDKVFLHKGIGYEWGIAFAFTTVFWAGCELYKFGKRIYFRNSLRAENPEKDLEKGSSRDPFEQYSTSTTIQTEFNVSYKE; from the coding sequence ATGACAAGTATTGATTACGAGTACAATGATTATTTTACATTACAACCAAAAGAAGTTGTAGAAAGGCTACAAACTGACTCTGAAAAGGGTCTCACAGACGAAGCTGCCCAACAAAGATTATTGACAGTTGGTGAAAACTCACTTGGTAATGACATGAAAATGGATTATAAGGGAATGTTAATTCATCAGATTTGTAACGCTATGATTTTAGTCCTTTTCATTTCCATGGTCATTTCATTTGCCATCCGTGATTGGATTACAGGTGGTGTTATCTGTTTCGTCGTTGTCGTCAACGTCGTTATTGGTGTTTACCAAGAATTTAAGGCATCCAAAACAATGAACTCATTGAAAGCATTAAGCTCCCCAAATGCCTTAGTTATTAGAGATGGTGTTGCTGAACATATTCCTTCCAAAGATGTGGTGCCAGGCGATTTATGCTCCGTTAAAGTGGGTGATACAATTCCTGCTGATTTGCGTTTAATATCGaatcataattttgaaacagATGAATCGTTATTGACAGGTGAATCTCTCCCAGTATCTAAAGATTTTGAAGCTATATATACCAAGGAAGAAGATACTTCAGTTGGTGATCGCTTAAACATTGCATATTCTTCATCCACTGTGGTTAAAGGAAGAGCAAAAGGTATAGTTATTAAAACGGGGTTAAATACTGAAATTGGTAAAATTGCTGAATCGTTAAGAGGAGAAGGTAGTTTAATTTCTCGAGATCCTTCCCTTTCTAAATTGCAAAACATTCGAAAAAGTATTAAACAGACTGCTGGTGCCTTCTTAGGTGTGACAACTGGTACTCCCTTACATAGAAAATTATCGAAATTGGCCatattactattttttATCGCAGTAATTTTTGCTATCGTCGTCATGGCATCTCAGAAATTTATTGTCGATAGAGGTGTTGCCATTTATGCCATTTGTGTTGCTTTATCAATGATTCCATCCTCATTGGTGGTTGTCCTGACCATCACTATGTCAGTAGGTGCTGCTGTTATGGCAACCAGAAACGTTATTATCAGACAATTAGATTCATTAGAAGCACTGGGTGCCGTCAATGATATTTGTTCAGATAAGACTGGTACGTTAACCCAAGGTAAGATGATTACCAAACAAGTATGGATCCCCAAGTTTGGTACTATCGTAATTAGTGATTCCAATGCACCAACAAATCCAAATATAGGGAAAGTTAATTTGATACCATTTGTATCACCTTACGAGTATCATcataatgaagatgaagacgTCGGtatattacaaaatttcaaGCAAAGATACCAAAACAATGATTTACCAACAAATGGAAGGAACCACCTATACGAAGATTTCCTGAAGGCTGCAACTTTAGCGAACATTGCGACCGTCTTCAAGGACAACGAAGGACAATGGAAGGCACATGGTGATCCAACAGAAATTGCTATTCAAGTTTTTACAACAAGAATGGATTTACCACGTCAGATATTGACAGGTGAAAGGGTCAATACcaatgaattggaaactGAAGATAGTCCATCCTTCATTAACGAGTCAGaatcagaagaagaaattaaatttaaacaTCTCGTTGAATACCCCTTTGATTCAACTATCAAAAGGATGACAgcaatttttgaagataatgaacAGAAGAGTTTCAACATTTATACTAAAGGTGCTTTTGAAAGTGTCCTAGCTTGCTGTACTCATTGGTTTGGTGGGATTGATGGTAAGAAGGTTGAAATGACTGAAGAGGATAAAAGGTTTATCCAGAAAAATGTTGATACTCTATCAGCTGAAGGTTTAAGAGTCCTTGGTTTTGCCACtcaaaaatttgatttacaatctttaaatgaaactgagagaaaagaattattaacaaaGAGAACGTCTGCCGAAGCTGACTTGGCATTCCAAGGTTTAGTTGGTATCTACGATCCTCCAAGACCAGAAACTGCAAGTGCTGTAAAAAAGTTTCATCAAGCTGGTATTAATGTCCGTATGTTAACTGGTGACTTCCCAGGTACTGCCAAGGCAATTGCTCAAGAGGTAGGTATATTACCTGTgaatttgtattattattccaaaGAAGTAGTCGACATTATGGTTATGACCGGCTCACAATTTGACCATCTAAGTGACGAAGAAATCGATAAACTGCCAGTTCTTCCTCTTGTTATTGCCAGATGTTCACCACAAACGAAAGTAAGAATGATAGAAGCTTTACATCGTCGTAACAAATTTTGTGCAATGACAGGTGATGGGGTGAATGATTCTCCTTCTTTAAAGCTGGCCAATGTAGGTATTGCTATGGGTATCAATGGTTCAGATGTAGCAAAAGATGCATCCGATATTGTTTTAAGTGACGATAATTTCGCTTCTATTTTGAATGCAATTGAAGAAGGGAGAAGAATGActgataatattcaaaaatttgtGTTACAACTATTAGCAGAAAATGTTGCACAAGCATTATATTTAATCGTTGGGCTAGTTTTCCAGGATGAGAACAATAAATCAGTATTTCCCCTCTCCCCTGTCGAAGTTTTATGGGTTATTGTCGTTACATCATGCTTCCCAGCAATGGGATTGGGTGTTGAAAAGGCTGCACCAGATTTAATGGAAAGACCTCCAAACGATTCAAAAGCTGGTATTTTTACATGGGAAGTCATTATCGACATGTTTTCTTACGGTATCTTAATGGCTGCCTGTTGTATGGGTGCTTTCACATCAATTATTTATGGTAAAGATGCTGGTAATTTAGGTATAAATTGCAATAAAGGATATAATGAAACTTGTCATGACGTATTTAGAGCAAGATCAGCTGCATTCGCTACAATGACTTGGTGTGCCTTAATTCTTGCATGGGAAGTCGTAGACCTTCGTCGGTCTTTCTTTAGAAGACAACCTGAAACTGACGTGCCTGTCAGGcaattctttaaagatGTTTGGGGCAATCAATTCTTGTTCTGGTCCATTATTCTAGGTTTTGTTGGTACTTTCCCTGTTGTCTATATTCCTGTCATAAACGATAAAGTATTTTTACATAAAGGAATTGGCTATGAATGGGGAATTGCATTTGCTTTTACCACTGTTTTCTGGGCTGGCTGTGAACTATATAAGTTTGGTAAGAGGATATATTTCAGAAATAGTCTTAGAGCTGAAAATCCAGAAAAGGATCTGGAGAAAGGTTCATCAAGAGACCCATTCGAACAATACAGCACATCGACCACCATTCAGACGGAATTCAATGTCAGCTATAAAGAATAA
- the KRS1 gene encoding lysine--tRNA ligase KRS1 (similar to Saccharomyces cerevisiae KRS1 (YDR037W); ancestral locus Anc_3.275) — protein MSLEEAVQKVTENVANLHLDEVTGEMVSKSELKKRIKQRQVEAKKAAKKASAQPQPASKKAKKSDLFADLDPSQYFEARSRQIQELRKTKSPNPYPHKFTVSISNPEFLKKYAYLERGQTLPDEKVAIAGRIHAKRESGSKLKFYVLHGDGVEVQVMSQLQDYHKEEDYEKDHEVLKRGDIVGVEGYVGRTQPKKGGEGEISVFVSRIELLTPCLHMLPADHFGFKDQETRYRKRYLDLIMNKDARGRFITRSQIIRYIRRFLDQREFIEVETPMMNVIAGGATAKPFVTHHNDLDMDMYMRIAPELFLKELVVGGMDRVYEIGRQFRNEGIDMTHNPEFTTCEFYQAYADVYDLMDMTELMFSEMVKEITGSYIIKYHPDPNNPEKELELNFTRPWKRMNMIEELEKKFNVTFPAGDKLHTAETGEFLKKVLSDNGMECPPPLTNARMLDKLVGELEDMCINPTFIFGHPQMMSPLAKYSRDTPGLCERFEVFVATKEICNAYTELNDPFDQRARFEEQARQKDQGDEEAQLVDETFCNALEYGLPPTGGWGCGIDRLAMFLTDSNTIREVLLFPTLKPDVLREEVKKEEEAK, from the coding sequence ATGTCTCTAGAAGAAGCTGTCCAAAAGGTTACAGAAAATGTTGCTAACTTGCATTTAGATGAAGTTACCGGTGAAATGGTTTCCAAAtctgaattgaaaaaacgTATTAAGCAAAGACAAGTTGAAGCCAAGAAGGCTGCCAAGAAGGCCTCCGCTCAACCACAGCCAGCTTCTAAGAAGGCCAAGAAGAGTGACTTATTCGCTGACTTAGACCCATCTCAATATTTCGAAGCTAGATCCCgtcaaattcaagaattaaGAAAGACTAAGTCTCCAAACCCATATCCACACAAGTTTACCGTGTCAATTTCTAACCCTGAATTCTTGAAGAAGTACGCTTATTTGGAAAGAGGTCAAACTTTACCAGATGAAAAAGTTGCCATCGCAGGTAGAATTCACGCTAAGAGAGAATCTGGTTCCAAATTGAAGTTTTACGTCTTACACGGTGACGGTGTTGAAGTTCAAGTGATGTCCCAATTGCAAGATTACCACAAGGAAGAAGATTACGAAAAGGATCACGAAGTCTTGAAGAGAGGTGATATCGTAGGTGTGGAAGGTTATGTTGGAAGAACTCAACCTAAGAAAGGTGGTGAAGGTGAAATATCTGTCTTCGTCAGCCGTATCGAGTTGTTGACTCCATGTTTACATATGTTACCAGCTGATCATTTCGGTTTCAAAGATCAAGAAACAAGATACAGAAAGCGTTACTTAGATTTGATTATGAATAAAGACGCTAGAGGCCGTTTCATCACTCGTTCTCAAATTATTCGTTATATTAGAAGATTCTTGGACCAAAGAGAGTTTATTGAAGTTGAAACTCCTATGATGAATGTTATCGCCGGTGGTGCTACTGCCAAGCCATTCGTTACCCATCACAACGATTTAGATATGGATATGTACATGAGAATTGCCCCAGAATTATTCTTAAAGGAATTAGTTGTCGGTGGTATGGACAGAGTTTACGAAATTGGTAGACAATTCAGAAATGAAGGTATTGATATGACTCACAACCCGGAATTTACTACTTGTGAATTCTATCAAGCTTACGCTGATGTCTACGACTTAATGGATATGACGGAATTGATGTTCTCAGAAATGGTCAAAGAAATCACTGGTTCTTATATCATTAAGTACCATCCAGACCCAAACAATCCagaaaaggaattagaACTAAACTTCACTAGACCATGGAAGAGAATGAACATGattgaagaattggaaaagaaattcaacGTCACTTTCCCAGCTGGTGATAAATTACATACTGCCGAAACTGGTGAATTCTTGAAGAAGGTTCTTTCCGATAACGGTATGGAATGTCCTCCACCATTAACTAATGCCCGTATGCTAGACAAGCTAGTTGgtgaattagaagatatgTGTATCAACCCAACGTTCATTTTCGGCCATCCACAAATGATGTCTCCATTAGCTAAATACTCAAGAGACACACCTGGTTTGTGTGAACGTTTCGAAGTTTTCGTCGCCACTAAGGAAATTTGTAACGCATATACTGAATTGAATGATCCATTTGACCAAAGGGCCCGTTTCGAAGAACAAGCTAGACAAAAGGATCAAGGTGATGAAGAAGCTCAATTGGTCGACGAAACCTTCTGTAACGCTTTAGAATATGGTTTACCTCCAACTGGTGGTTGGGGTTGTGGTATCGATAGACTAGCCATGTTCTTGACCGATTCAAATACCATTAGAGAAGTCTTATTGTTCCCAACATTGAAGCCTGATGTTCTAAGAGAGGAGGTtaagaaggaagaagaagcaaaaTAA
- the NDAI0A05660 gene encoding uncharacterized protein codes for MLRFLLLCSIKAIISVMFKLPLFIFSLLSQIVTNGIYKLTISGRDILYSQFSSDPSLKTHKDPDSKLQALHCNFYRYFHIASLMVFLFLSYMPIIHMETSPKDELLNALQEDVKNQQKSSILKHHHLIGNNFIDDTHTEVIEYKFSPHLKAIKLSNSKRRYGPVVNQQHYPMIKTGATGLLLWQKLGEDNQI; via the coding sequence ATGCTAAGATTTCTGTTATTATGTAGCATAAAGGCCATAATTTCAGTGATGTTTAAACTCCCCCTGTTCATTTTTTCCCTCTTGTCTCAAATTGTGACCAAtggtatatataaattgaCAATCAGTGGAAGAGATATTTTGTACTCGCAATTCTCTAGCGACCCATCGTTGAAAACACACAAAGATCCTGATTCGAAGCTGCAGGCCCTACATTGTAACTTCTACAGATATTTCCATATTGCATCTTTGATGGTTTTCCTCTTTTTGAGCTACATGCCAATTATTCATATGGAAACTTCCCCTAAGGATGAGCTATTGAATGCTCTACAGGAAGATGtgaaaaatcaacaaaaatCATCCATATTAAAGCATCACCATTTAATTGGGAATAACTTTATAGATGATACTCATACTGAAGTGATTGAATATAAGTTTAGCCCACATCTGAAAGCAATCAAGCTTTCAAATTCGAAAAGAAGATATGGTCCTGTAGTAAATCAACAGCATTATCCTATGATAAAAACTGGTGCTACAGGCCTATTGCTATGGCAAAAACTTGGCGAAGATAATCAAATATAA
- the RSM10 gene encoding mitochondrial 37S ribosomal protein uS10m (similar to Saccharomyces cerevisiae RSM10 (YDR041W); ancestral locus Anc_3.278): protein MLKSALNILQPVRLQSTAAPIANVLASTTANNPEPVVPINVQALYHAPLKIPVTHGDLVASVQLRSYDNENLDFFADFSLRAGFYLGIPLTGPKPLPTRRERWTVIKSPFVHAKSKENFERHTHKRLIKVWDTNPELVELWISYITKHSITGVGMKCSVFQRAPVTIDNENYDISDELANYEAEREVSSEGDPGATLVNEKILELLNTDEFKKHM, encoded by the coding sequence ATGCTGAAAAGTGCTCTAAACATTCTTCAACCAGTACGACTCCAATCGACCGCTGCCCCCATAGCAAATGTACTTGCCTCAACCACTGCTAATAATCCTGAACCAGTAGTACCAATCAACGTTCAAGCCTTGTATCATGCCCCATTAAAAATACCAGTTACACACGGTGATTTAGTTGCCTCTGTCCAACTACGATcatatgataatgaaaaccttgatttttttgcagatttttcattaagaGCTGGCTTCTATCTAGGAATTCCCTTAACTGGTCCAAAACCATTGCCAACAAGAAGAGAACGTTGGACAGTTATTAAATCCCCTTTTGTACATGCCAAATCGAAAGAGAATTTTGAAAGACATACACATAAAAGATTAATCAAAGTTTGGGATACAAATCCTGAATTAGTGGAACTTTGGATTTCATATATTACGAAACATTCCATCACTGGGGTTGGGATGAAATGTTCTGTATTTCAAAGGGCTCCAGTAACGATAGACAATGAAAATTATGATATTAGTGATGAATTGGCAAATTATGAGGCTGAAAGGGAAGTTAGTTCTGAGGGAGATCCTGGGGCAACTTTAGTTAATGAGAAGATTTTAGAACTATTGAATACAGACGAATTCAAAAAACACATGTGA
- the HEM13 gene encoding coproporphyrinogen oxidase (similar to Saccharomyces cerevisiae HEM13 (YDR044W); ancestral locus Anc_3.282), translating to MPAPQDKTHLPIREQMEALIRRKQAEITKGLESVDTVKFQADTWTRGNDGGGGTSMVIQNGSTFEKGGVNISVVYGDLTAGGIMAMKNDHKDLELPVDSETGLPVAEGVKFFACGLSMVIHPKNPHCPTTHLNYRYFETWKADGTPQTWWFGGGADLTPSYLYEEDAKLFHRLHKEALDKHDTALYPKFKKWADEYFYIAHRKETRGIGGTFFDDFNDRDPQEILKICEDSFDAFLPSYIPIIQKRKDLPFTEEEKKWQLIRRGRYVEYNLIYDRGTQFGLRTPGSRVESILMSLPEHASWLYNHHPEPGSREARLLEVTTNPIEWA from the coding sequence ATGCCTGCCCCACAAGATAAAACACATTTACCAATTAGGGAACAGATGGAAGCCCTTATCCGTCGTAAACAAGCGGAAATTACCAAGGGTTTAGAATCTGTCGACACTGTCAAATTTCAGGCTGACACATGGACCCGTGGTAACgatggtggtggtggtacTTCCATGGTCATTCAAAATGGTTctacttttgaaaaaggTGGTGTTAATATTTCTGTTGTCTATGGTGATTTGACTGCGGGTGGGATCATGGCGATGAAGAATGATCATAAAGACTTAGAATTACCAGTAGACTCAGAAACAGGTTTACCTGTCGCCGAAGGTGTCAAGTTTTTTGCTTGTGGTTTGAGTATGGTTATTCACCCAAAGAATCCACATTGTCCAACTACTCATTTGAATTATCGTTACTTTGAGACTTGGAAAGCAGATGGTACTCCACAAACTTGGTGGTTCGGTGGTGGTGCTGATTTGACTCCTTCTTATTTATATGAAGAAGACGCCAAATTATTCCACAGATTGCATAAGGAAGCTTTAGATAAGCATGACACCGCTCTATATccaaaattcaagaaatggGCAGATGAATATTTCTACATTGCCCACCGTAAAGAAACTCGTGGTATTGGTGGTACTTTCTTTGATGATTTCAATGACCGTGATCCTCAAGAGATTTTAAAGATCTGTGAAGATAGTTTTGACGCTTTCTTACCATCCTACATTCCAATCATCcaaaagagaaaagatCTTCCATttactgaagaagaaaagaaatggCAATTGATCAGACGTGGTAGATATGTCGAATACAACTTGATCTACGATAGAGGTACTCAATTCGGTTTAAGAACTCCAGGCTCAAGAGTTGAATCTATTTTGATGAGTTTACCTGAACATGCTTCCTGGTTATATAACCATCACCCAGAACCTGGTTCTAGAGAAGCTAGATTATTGGAAGTTACAACCAACCCAATTGAATGGGCTTAA